DNA from Strigops habroptila isolate Jane chromosome 2, bStrHab1.2.pri, whole genome shotgun sequence:
TTGTTCTTACTTGTCAATCACATCTGCAATGAACTGGCTTGCTGCTTGAGCCTCTTCACCAGGAGGGCCAGAGCGAAACCTCGGTGAGCAGAGGGATGGCAGTTCTACATTTGGAACTAAGTAGCAAGAATCATTAGTCATAAGCTAAAGAAAGCAGGCAGTAGGATAtcaaaaacagaaagaagactATACACACTCTTAATACTATTTTATGTCTTCAAATTAAGGGCAATTTTTCAAGTCTTCCTACttctctcaaaaataaaattaggcATGAATTTGTATTAAAGAACTTGCAGTACTCCGTACTCAGAAACTATATAGTCCACAGAGAAGCAAATACTCCTAACTACCACCTTCTGTTTGCAATCCTGCTATGAACATGACCCCACACAAATGCTTCCTTGAGTGTTAAGCATTCTTAAGCTGAGCAAGAAACAACAGCATTTTCACACTACTGCCTGACTTTACTGGTATGCCATCTGCTTTTCATCAACCATTAAAACCTGATGCTTTAGACTTGAAGCAAAACCAGGCATAAACAtttgtgaaaaaaatgaaaaccaacacCTAAGCACAATCAAGCTTACTGAAAACAACATACTTCAGAGATGCCTTATAAAAAGGGAATTTGTCTAAGCTCTCAGTTCCCACAGAATTACTATATTTCAAAAGAACCTCCAAACAGGAGTGAAGACGTGCCCCTGGGACTTCCACAGTTCTTCCAGAAATAAACAGGGTTTATGTCACCTTGCATGCCACAATCTTTTACAGATGAACTGCCTTCCCCCTTCTAGAATACAGACTTCCTTCTGGCACAGGTTTGTTttcagcctggcctggaatcAGCAGTAAGAAGGTAGCTGTAGATGGAAATCTCACAAGAAGAGCAGCGGGAATTCTGACATTTCTGAAGGACCACTGCTTATATGCCAACTTGGAAACTGACTTTAAGTAATACAATTTTACCCAAATTCATTCTTCTTTTAAGAGGCCTGAAAAGCTTACCAATATATCCCTTATTAGCAGAATCTTCTGTGGGTGTAGCAAGTTCctggggaaacaaacaaacaaacaaaagacaaaacctaAGAGATGAATTTTGTACTAAAAGATTTTCCAGCTATTCTataaagaaacagtaattttcttGCAAGTTATCATTACAATGAGATTTACAAGAGCCACTTTTATCAGTCCCTGTCTGTATTCTTACTATAGGAAAACTCAGTACAGGGATGTGCAGTGATTTGTCTCATAGTTCATGGCAGTCCAGCAGTGAAGTTGAGGCTATAAGACACTTAATAATCCAGCCAGCTAATTACATATACATTTATTGATCAAGATTCAGTAACTGCTCAACTATAGAGCTtttatctagaaaaaaaaaaaaagacttgatTTTTGTATATGTCTTTCCCCATACACAAAAATGCACATTCTCAGACTATAGAGGTAGGGTCAGACAATTCCACGTCTGAAAGTAACTCAGGTGAAAGACTGTAATTGTGTCTGACTGGTATATTATTGTAATTGTACAGGACAGTCATTCTAAACACAAATGCACAAGTTCAGCTAACAgctaaattaaaacaaaaaccaaccataCCGCTTTAACTCCACAAATCACTGTAGTATTTCCAAACTTCACGAGGGCAGAACCATCTGCAGTTGTAATTGAACCTGAAGAGAGAAAGCGCTGTTAGCgaaaaatctattttccagTTCAGAGGGCCTTAATTAACACCCACCTTCACGAAATGTTTACTTTCCATCACTTTATACTAAGCATGGGCTAAGCAAAGTCTCAATGAATCCAGGGTGGGAAAAGAATCTATATTAACCAGTCAATCACACAGAAGGGTTGAGGCCGGAAGAGGTCGCTGGAGGCCATCTGGTCCAAGCACTCTACTCAAGTAGAGTCACCTAGAGCTGGTTGCACAGGACTGTATCCAGATGGcttctgaatatctccaaggatgaagactccacaacttctctcgtcaacctgtgccagtgctcagtcgCACtcacaggaaaagcatttcttcatatTCACAGGCaaccttctgtgtttcagtttgtgcccattgcctcaTGTCCTGTCACTGAGCACCACTGAATAGAGCCTGACTCTGTCTTCTTTACGCCCTCCCTTGAGGTATTATACACATGGATAAGATCCCCCTgcactttctcttttctaggctgaacagtcccaacttcCTCAGCTTCTCTTCATAAGAGAAAtgatgctccagtcccttcattATCTTTGTGCAAGAATGGCAGGTAAGGTGCCGTCCCTCACTGCATAAAGAGGTATCTTGCTTCTGCTTGAGACAGTTGCTCATCAAGCttagaaaaaagcagaagccagGAATCACTGCCTCTTTTAGATGCCATCCAGTGCACCCATTTTGCACTGGTCAGTATACACCTAGATACTGCCTTCAACATCTATATCAGATGCTGCTGATCTGAGAGACAAGCTTCCATGACCACTGAAGCTGTGCACGCCAGCCCAGAAGCAGGACTGAATAACAATGCCCAAATCTATCACCATATCATGCGTTCTCATTAGCGCTCGTTTTCAATGAGCTAAATACAAatccttcctctttcttgttCCAAAATGCAGGAACCAAGAAATCTGATCAGCAAGTCACGAAGGTCACTACTATAATCTGAGATTAGTAATACCTCCTCCATTATTATTCCAAATAAGCACTTGCCTATGTTGACAGTGGTTGCCCGGAATTCACCCAACTCCCGTCCATCAGGTCGACAGTTCtctttctaaacaaaaaatataaagttcaaattaaaaaacattttatttaataacaCACCAGTATTTTTTCTATAGgaattaatataaaatagtaTTGTCTTCTTTTTAGCAGATATATGCAGCTACGAAAATGCTAGGGAGATCTCCATCACATTCTAGCCAGTTTTTCATCAACTGATAGGCAGTTCGTGCTTGTaagcctgaaaaaaaccctattttttaatttattaatatatataacaATAGATTGATTGTCTCAAGGTAAGTTCTACAGGCTAGATTCAGAATATCGCCCAAGAATGAATACTCATTGATACCTTAAAATGAGGCTTTGTACCCATCTGCACTGTTCAGGTTTTGTAGGCAATTTccctcccccatccccacctAGTGCAGCTCTTAAAACTAATGTTAGGGtgaactaaagaaaaaaaacacaccaaaacacaacacaacacccccccccccccaaaaaaaccccaacattcaAATACTGTCAGTCAGAAGCTGTACGCTACCTGAACCTTGTGTTAGAAGTCGCACCAATTCACCATCATGCTAGATATGAATTATTACTCATCACAATTTCAAgcttctcaaaagaaaatacttttggtTCAATTATGAGAACCAAAACTGACTGCTATAATACTGGACCCATTTCTAACTTGATTAATATTACCTTAGTAATGGATAGACTAACTTAATGTACCAAAAAGTCAGTGGGCCTCCTTCACTGTTATGGTGGGCACCGTTAGCAGCAATAGTCTCTATTACTTATTTTAAGTCGCAGCATCTAAAAGCCTGGTCTAACATAATTTTGTACTAGACACAAACCTGCATCACCATCTTGGTCAAAGTTAATTCACACTCCTTTCGAGGCCAACAGAAGCATTTACTCATCAAGTCGAACAGGGAACACAACCTGCTGCCGCAAAAATGccacagagagggaaaaacacATTCTGAAGAGTAGGACCATTCTTCCCTCGCTCAGTGTGATTTCTGGCTTTGCCTTATAGGTTCAGGTTTCCACACAGACAAATTAGAAAAGTagaagcaagcaagaaaaaaattgattaCAAGCAATTTATACATGCATATTGTGTTTTACTCACCAAAAATCTTCTGTAATATTCCAATGGTTCCACAGttctaaaacaaacagaaagagaagttcACATGCAAGCTCCCAAGtaggcaagagaaaaaaagatacacaaGCATTACCTACAACAACAAATAACTTGAGAATCAAAATAACTGACAAAGCTGCTGAACAATATTTAAGCATAACATTACAATGTTCTGGAAAGAAGGATGAGAAAACTCTAACCTGATCTaagaaaaagatcttttcaCTTCCAAAATGTTTGTATAAGGAACCTGCCTGCACGTACACCTAACAAAAAAGTACTAGCTTTCACCTCAGTAATCTTCACtattagttttaatttaaaaggagCATTTATTGAGACAAAGGTGTAGaatgtttctgcagaaatgcaggaGGGGTAATTTTATTACAGCGTCTGAAATATCCGTTAGTTCAAGGACAGCATTCAGACATACAAAAtggtttaaattaattttagtcTTGAAATGTTACGGTTTTTCTTagaatctttaagaaaatctaAAATTGTGAAATATGCTTCATACTTGTATATGCAGTTGAGAAACAATTAATGCTTATCATTAATTATATACTATTAACAGCATTTATGTATTAGTATTTTAAGCAGCAaacattaaagtaaaaaaaaccaaaaacaaccctCATAAAATTATTATGAGTATTAGAACAAAGCCTTctctgttttgttaaaataagcacattgggggggggggggaaaggagtaACTGGAAAAGGCAATTTCTCCAAATGTAAACTAACATATAGAGGTATCACAACTCATGATGGCAAGTATGAACTAACCTCTGTAGGTTTCCCATATGTCCTGTACTATTGTTTTTTATTCCAAACACATGGCCTGTTCTCTTCCAGTTCACTTAAAGGCACTTGCTAAACCTTGGTTAACACATTTAAGCCAAAAATCTGAAAGAAGCAAggacacagggtgcccagagaagctgtggctgccccatccctggcagtgttcaaggccaggttggacggggcttggagcaacctggtctagtggaaggtgcccctgcctgtggcagggggttggaactggatgagctttaaggtcccttccaacccaaacctgtctgtgattcccacacacagagaatcCTGTTTCAACCTGTATCTACGGCTACCTCTTCAGCtcgcccggccccggccccggccccggcccctgcCCCGGCCACCTCAGCTCCCCGCCGCTCCCCACCGGACGCGCCTTCGCCCGGCCACGTCGCCCCGGTACCGGACGCCTCAAAGCGCAGCCGACACCCAGGTGCCCCGCGCACGGCCGTGAAGCGCCGGGCGCCCAGCGGGAAGCTCCACGGGAGCCCCCGACAGCCGCTCGCGACTCCGGGCGACGGCCGGCTGTCATGCCGACCGCACGGCAGCGGGAAACCGCACCGGAACGAAAGCGGTAACAGAACAGGCGCTGGAGCCCCCTCCCCTTCAGCGCAGACGCTGAGCTGCGGCAGCGCCGGTTGGTGGCCGTCGGGGTCTTCACCCCGGTCCCGCCGCAGCCCTCGGGACCGGGCCCAACACTCACTTGAACGCCTCCGCCATGACCACACCGCTGCCGCCCCGGATGTGCCGCTGCCCCCCCGGATGTGCCGCTGCCCCGTGACCGGCCGGAAGCCCTCCCAGGCGGCATGGCGGTGACGGGCTCCTGCCGCTAGGGGGCGCCGACGGCTTCAGCGCCAGTCCTCGCCGGAGCCGCCGCTGTTGTGCGTTCTCTTCCGCGTCGCTGTCGCTGCGCGATAGGGCGGCGCTTGCGGCTCCGCGCCGCTTCCGTCGGCGGGGATGGAGCTCCCGCTGCCCCCGTCCCTGCCCGCGGCTGCAGCCGTGCTGGCGCTGGCGCTGCCGGGCCTAGCCGCCCTCCTCCTGGTGCTGGTGAGAGCCGCGCCGCGGTCACCGCGGGCCTCCCGGGCAGGCGCGGTACGTGGggccgcgctgccgccgccgccacaGCGGTGCGGGGCAGGGGCGATGCCGGCACCGGGCCTCCCGGGGGGCTCCACGGCCTGCAGCCCAACCGGGAGCCACCGGGGCTGGCCCGGGCTGGGCTGGCGGCAGCGCGGGGCGCACCCGGCTCGGTTTGTGCAGTGGCTGGTGGGGCTGTGCCTGCGTGTGGTGGTCTGTGGGGATCGTGTTTTCGCAAGGCGTGGGGTGAAACGCCTCGAAAACGAGTGTTTCCTTCTCACAGAGTGTCTTGTAAAATATCCCCGTAATGCGCTTACACCCTGACCCCTTCGTGGGAGTCCGGCACGTTTCGGAGTGACTGAAATACCGTGCGAGTGTGAGAGGTTTGACACGTGGAGAGTGATACTCCACTGCGCACCAACAGTACCGTGTATGTGGTGTTCCCAAGTACTCCTGCTCCCAAAGCCCAAGTtccacagatttattttaactaTGCATAAAGTTGACTGGAGCCTCCGTTTTGCAAGCACATATGGACAGGACTGATCCTGAGTAGTGTCATTGGTTTTGGTGGCTCTTTGCATGTTCAGAGGCAGCACCAGCTTGTGTTGTAGAGATTACTCAGGGTAGGGGCAGCGGGGCTTGGGCCGCCACTTGGGAGGCATCTACATGCTTTGCGGTTAAAAGCCAATGATGCTGACAGTGGTCAGAGTGAGTGAAGCGGTGTCATCAAATGGCATGAGAAGGTTTTGGTCCTGTGCGATTTGGTCAGCGGATGAAGGACCATTGGCCCAACTCATTACTGGAGTATAGCTGGTTGCGCCTTGCAGCACATTCAGCAGTTAAGTAAACCTTTAGTAGAAGGCTCAATgatgttttctcatttatttttctcttgcatcACAGATTTGTATGATTGCTCATGTAACTGCCAGAAAAATGCCAACCTTTCACCgacatgaaaaagagaaattcttcGTAAATGCTGAAGGCAGGAAAGAATCTGTGCCAAGTATCCATGATCCCCCTACCAGGGAACTCTCTGTTGTTGTGCCTTCGTACAATGAGGAAGACCGatgtaagatttttattttttttgagaaaaagaagaaaatctatcTGTTGTTGCTTTAATAATGCAGAGGTCAGTTTATGTTAGCAGTAGATTCTGGCAGGCCAGATTATGTATCTGATTTGGACATAGTTTCTAGAAAACAGTCCAAGTACAttgaatttcaaaattaagaCACTGTGTAACTTGATTTCTGCTGCTAAAAATAGCAAGGAGCATTTGTAAGGAAcctctttattttaatgaagtcCAGCAGAATGGCTGCTCGTTGCTTATGTAAATGCTGTAAGGCTAGAAgtagaaaaagactttttaaaattgatttgaGAGTTTCCCACTCTGTACACAACAGCTGCAGCTTcagacaagcagaaaaaaaggatgatCTCACAGGTCTCTGACTTGGCCATATATGTATCTGATACTAAAAAGGAGAGGCTTTCAGATGCAATAGAAATAATCAAGCTCTAAAGCTGTACATGGGGTTGATTTGACAGCGTATGTTGTCATTCATTTTCTTGGTGAGTGAAAATACTGAGCTGTTTGGCATCCCATGAAGAGAGATGTTGACGAAGTATATCTGGACACAAGGTAGGCCTGGCCCTTTCTCAAGTTTAGTGCGTTCCTCAGTCCTGGGTCTCGTACACCTGTTTTCAGTAAGCTTCATGTGGTTTTCATTTAGTTGTCCCTCTCTTTGGAGATGGAATAATGACCTGAGATGTGCTAAGGAATGAACATGCAGTGCAACAACAATTGTAAGGTTGAATGTCTTTCTAAGCTGCAGATAAATCAGCTGCAAAAGTAGTGGCTATTCGCTGGCTAAAGTATCAGGGCCAGCAGCCTTAGTAAGAGAAGGCATGCTATTGACTAGCATTAGGAATTATCTTGTTGCTTAAATAGATCAAGTCAGTGCCAGTTTGCAGGGTCAGTCATGGACAatgattatttttgttcctttagtATCGTGTAGATacatatttcaaaatgtaaagtttgttcttcagaagaaatctttttatcATGTCTTACATGTgtgattttcttcagtgttcttttTGCATTCAGACAGGACGGGACTTAATAGTTGCAGGTGTTAAGCTTGTTTACTGAAGGTAGTGTTGTATGCAAGAGGACATTTGCTCCGCTTTGCTTTGTGGTGGTTTTCAGCTTGCTTGTGCAGGTGCTCTTGGTGCTTTGTCTGTTACGATCTACTAACCTGACCTCCTCCACCTTTTCTCTAGTGCCTCTTATGATGGATGAAGCTTTGGATTATCTAGAAAAAAGAcaggtattttaattttccattcaaagtatattatttttatatgcattaTGTATAATAAGTCAGTGATCTACTCATGTTGTTATTTTGGTGTACATTAAAACACTGTTATTTAGCCACTTAGAAGCAATGTTTCTGTCTCTtatcagttatttttaaattgaatgctggaaagtatttttaaattaagtaaaaatttAATATACTACTACATGAGAAAAAAGTCTTCGTATGCCTAACATCTTTCCAAGACACAGATTAAGGATTAACCATACATTTAGCTTTCTAAACTAAACCCTGGTTTGTTCCAGCAAATTTCTTAAGCATCTCTTCTCTGGTAAGAGGCCCATTCTGAAAGtttgtggattttgttttgtctctgttttcttaaCATTGCCGTTGTTTTGagctttcatcttttaaaacttcagttgATTTTTTAGTTCCAGATGGTAGCTGAGGAAAACTGTGAAAAGCTGATGTAATGGATCACACATTAAATATGGCAAAAGTCTTTAATTATGCCATCTTAACAAATTTACATTATGGTATTGGTGTCTGTTGGCAACCATGGATGGGTTAAAAACTGATAGGGAGAAAAGAATGCTGATGTTTGAAATACCTACTACCTACTTAAGAAATTGCATGAAATgcattatttctggttttatttttaagaaacgAGATCCTTCATTCACTTATGAAGTAATAGTGGTGGATGATGGTAGTAAAGATGAAACTAcaaaggtaagaaaaagaagtgtctCACCAATCAGAGGTATGGATTTCTGTACTGTATTTGTGGAATATagcaatattttgcatttatattttggTACTGCAAGTAGTTACcaattaaaattcatgtttctgAATACTTTGTTATAGTCCTGTATGCCTTGTGGAtggcacatacacacatgcatacatatataattattttgcaaatactACTATTATTGATTGGCAGCTGTGACAGCCATTTCCTGCAGCTGAGATTCTAAAAATTCTAATCTTAACTTCAAGAAATTTCTTATTAAATACTCTACATGTGCACAGTGATGCAAATGTGAGCTTGAGGAAGctaaaaagccttttttaatCACTGTTCTATACTGTGATTGACAGAACAGCTGAAAGGTTGTGTAGCCCTTTCCCATACCCTTCATGGcattgttcatttaaaaatcccCATGCCACTGGTAGtgttttcaaaacagttctGCATTCTTCTGCTAGTTTGATGCatgtcactggaaaaaaaggctgGCCAACTTGAGGAGTTTTTTACTACCGCTTAGAAGATGTTTGAGTTAGCTGCTAAAATGAatgctcctttctcttttacttcTCTTAACCTTGTCCGCTAAGGATTgcttgtatatatatttttgacTGCTTTGCATTCTTTCTAAATTAACTG
Protein-coding regions in this window:
- the EXOSC8 gene encoding exosome complex component RRP43 isoform X1; translated protein: MTAGRRPESRAAVGGSRGASRWAPGASRPCAGHLGVGCALRRPVPGRRGRAKARPVGSGGELRTVEPLEYYRRFLKENCRPDGRELGEFRATTVNIGSITTADGSALVKFGNTTVICGVKAELATPTEDSANKGYIVPNVELPSLCSPRFRSGPPGEEAQAASQFIADVIDNSQIIEKEDLCIANGKLVWVLYCDIICLDYDGNLLDASAFALLAALKNVQLPSVTINEETGSSEVNFKQKNPLMIRKHPVATSFAIFDDTLLIVDPNAEEEELATGTVTVVTDEDDRLSSVHKPGGSPLTGAKLQDCITRAITRQREVKQLIDKVIKSIKPK